In the Nitrospirales bacterium LBB_01 genome, one interval contains:
- a CDS encoding B12-binding domain-containing radical SAM protein produces the protein MEPPFYRLYKDTYALEIFPLSIGYLSATVKRDTNWDVMAYNADFTPNAEIMQVSFLAGTGYRNYLNNLKDPNYNVWQEVRKTISSYRPDVIGITTKSQNFASVRTIAKIAKDINPKTTVIVGGPHPTMVGKDVFKCQDIDALAVGEGEETLVDFLKKLESGDSLDTVNGLMYRKNGIISVTPPRAYIQDLDTLPFPHQSAKDVLKDYDKYPLSAFKSVFAARGCPYNCLFCGSRYLWSTKVRFRSPESIAAEILELRKLGLNVIRFDDDTFGVHRKYIYELCDAISACCPDIKWSCEIHVKLIDEEIVSSMKKSGCYSIQIGIESGNNEMLKKIRKNITIEDAYNASKLIRSHGIEVQTFFMIGFPDETEETLKDTLSAIETIDSDAVSYSIFTPYPGTELFTTCKERGLVDDDFDVSLYNHQSPANHFCSNITHERFRELALVAEKMVDRRNNVKMIKRVFSTGTLRAVKDMGIRAAASKGLSFIRNYLNNR, from the coding sequence ATGGAACCGCCTTTTTACAGGTTATATAAGGATACCTACGCTCTTGAAATATTCCCGCTTTCTATTGGCTATCTCTCTGCCACAGTTAAACGTGATACAAACTGGGACGTCATGGCATATAATGCCGATTTCACTCCAAATGCTGAAATTATGCAGGTCAGCTTTCTTGCTGGTACCGGCTACAGAAACTATTTAAATAACCTCAAAGACCCAAACTACAACGTGTGGCAGGAGGTTAGAAAAACAATCTCCTCATACCGCCCAGATGTGATAGGTATTACTACCAAAAGTCAAAACTTTGCATCGGTACGCACAATAGCCAAAATAGCTAAGGACATAAACCCAAAGACCACTGTAATTGTTGGAGGGCCTCATCCCACAATGGTGGGAAAGGACGTGTTTAAGTGTCAGGACATTGACGCCCTTGCTGTTGGCGAGGGTGAAGAGACGCTGGTTGATTTTCTGAAAAAACTGGAATCCGGCGACAGTCTTGATACTGTAAACGGGCTGATGTACAGAAAAAACGGAATTATATCGGTAACTCCACCTAGAGCTTACATTCAAGACCTTGACACACTGCCGTTTCCTCATCAAAGCGCTAAGGATGTACTTAAAGACTATGATAAGTATCCGCTGTCGGCGTTTAAATCAGTATTTGCAGCGCGCGGCTGTCCGTATAACTGTCTGTTTTGCGGCTCTCGCTACTTGTGGAGTACAAAGGTCAGATTTAGAAGTCCGGAGAGCATCGCAGCTGAAATCTTAGAACTCAGAAAACTCGGCCTTAACGTTATCAGGTTTGATGACGACACATTCGGAGTCCACCGTAAGTACATTTACGAGCTTTGTGATGCTATTTCGGCCTGCTGCCCGGATATTAAGTGGAGCTGTGAAATTCATGTCAAACTAATTGACGAGGAAATTGTCTCCAGTATGAAAAAATCCGGCTGCTACAGTATTCAAATTGGAATTGAATCCGGTAATAACGAAATGCTGAAAAAAATCCGAAAAAACATCACGATAGAAGATGCGTATAACGCCTCTAAGTTGATTCGCTCACACGGCATTGAGGTGCAGACATTTTTTATGATAGGTTTCCCGGATGAAACAGAAGAAACTCTAAAAGACACTCTTTCCGCAATAGAGACAATAGATAGCGATGCAGTATCATATAGCATATTTACCCCGTATCCCGGCACGGAGCTGTTTACAACCTGTAAGGAGCGCGGCCTTGTGGACGATGATTTTGATGTTTCGCTGTATAACCACCAGAGTCCGGCTAACCATTTTTGTTCAAACATCACGCACGAGAGGTTTCGTGAGCTTGCTCTTGTCGCTGAGAAAATGGTTGACAGACGAAATAATGTTAAGATGATAAAACGCGTGTTCTCTACGGGTACTTTGAGGGCTGTGAAAGATATGGGAATACGGGCAGCAGCTTCAAAGGGGTTGTCATTTATCAGAAACTACCTTAACAATCGCTGA
- a CDS encoding ABC transporter permease, producing the protein MKRIGFNVLTISGGVVVIFLTLAAVFAPLICPYNPEAIDRYHILSSPDMSHLLGTDDLGRDVLSRMIYGARISLSVGFVSVGLATLTGIAAGAAAGFYGSFVDRIIMRFVDIMLAIPTFFLILAVIAFLDSTIWNIMAVIGLTSWMGVARLVRAEFLSLKSREFVLSAKSIGASDIRLIIKHMLPNALAPVIVSAVLGIAGAILVESALSFLGIGVQPPTPSWGNILSAGKDNLEIAWWLSVFPGMAILITVLGYNLLGEGLRDVLDPRLWDGQR; encoded by the coding sequence ATAAAGCGAATCGGTTTCAATGTGCTTACCATATCGGGGGGAGTGGTTGTTATATTCCTGACATTGGCTGCTGTGTTTGCTCCTCTAATATGTCCATATAATCCCGAGGCAATCGATAGATACCACATCCTGTCGTCGCCTGACATGTCGCACCTTCTCGGCACTGATGACCTCGGTCGTGACGTGTTAAGCAGGATGATATATGGCGCTCGGATTTCCCTTTCAGTTGGGTTTGTCTCCGTTGGGCTTGCCACACTTACAGGGATAGCGGCAGGTGCAGCAGCAGGGTTTTATGGCTCTTTTGTTGATAGAATTATTATGCGTTTTGTGGATATTATGCTTGCTATCCCTACGTTTTTTTTAATATTAGCTGTAATAGCCTTTCTTGATTCAACGATATGGAACATTATGGCTGTGATAGGGCTGACGTCGTGGATGGGTGTGGCACGTCTTGTGAGAGCGGAGTTTTTGTCGCTAAAGAGCCGTGAGTTTGTACTTTCCGCCAAAAGCATAGGAGCATCTGACATCAGACTGATAATTAAACACATGCTGCCTAATGCGCTTGCGCCTGTCATTGTCTCAGCAGTGCTTGGCATAGCGGGAGCTATACTTGTCGAATCAGCGCTAAGCTTTCTTGGTATTGGTGTACAGCCACCGACTCCAAGCTGGGGTAATATTCTTTCTGCCGGTAAGGACAACCTTGAAATAGCGTGGTGGCTTTCCGTGTTTCCCGGTATGGCAATTTTGATTACCGTTTTGGGATATAACCTGCTTGGCGAGGGACTGCGTGACGTCCTTGACCCCAGACTATGGGACGGTCAAAGGTGA
- a CDS encoding DUF4065 domain-containing protein — MAVSVFDVASYILEKRGKMTAMKLQKLVYYCQAWSLVWNEEPLFNEKIEAWANGPVVRELYDKHQGLFEISSLGIGDPSVLSKKQREAVNSILEYYGKKSSQWLSDLTHMEDPWKKARKGLAPSMRGNNEISHASMMEYYSSLE, encoded by the coding sequence ATGGCAGTATCAGTTTTTGATGTAGCTTCATATATTTTAGAAAAGCGTGGGAAAATGACAGCGATGAAGCTTCAAAAGCTTGTTTATTATTGTCAAGCGTGGTCTCTTGTGTGGAATGAAGAGCCTCTTTTCAATGAAAAAATTGAAGCATGGGCTAATGGTCCCGTAGTAAGGGAGCTTTACGATAAGCACCAGGGCTTATTTGAAATTTCCTCTTTGGGCATTGGCGATCCTTCAGTCCTTTCTAAAAAACAGAGAGAAGCTGTTAATAGTATTTTGGAATATTATGGTAAAAAATCATCACAGTGGTTGTCAGACCTTACTCATATGGAGGATCCATGGAAAAAAGCCCGCAAAGGATTGGCTCCAAGTATGAGAGGTAATAACGAAATCAGTCATGCCAGCATGATGGAATATTATAGTAGCCTTGAGTAA
- the glnE gene encoding bifunctional [glutamate--ammonia ligase]-adenylyl-L-tyrosine phosphorylase/[glutamate--ammonia-ligase] adenylyltransferase, translated as MKAFFTECPLIAESLSDDELLSTAMVFSCSQFLTSYALREPESLVFSLKNAACDVTKEYLRSEMARFFPDMEINSRLRKFKKCYLLLITLRNVTNKTDTIVSMTELSALADVLTETGLKAVKVNLTQQHGEPQSDAFSVLALGKLGANELNYSSDVDFICVYGTAEGQTEGVLNVSGIRTNRISNHEFYCKLVEGLSRVLNQNTADGFVYRVDLRLRPQGSRGALAMSLGAYEQYYESWGREWERLALIRARHIAGDAALSEDFFKMTLPFVYRKYIDTRSFDEIKKLKNKIDSKFDEKDIKKGYGGIREIEFFTQAHQLVYGGQSPILREKGLLIALHKLTQKNLIGYDDYSILCNNYLYLRKLEHYIQMLDDLQSHSLPTDKEQLEALARKMGSTNTKEFLEVLQNNRRQVRQIYDSLFGTHSKAVSDENTRIETVFDRHKAGKLMDELREMQIQNPEHINHSIGKIRETMSSFQTLQSRKLQDAIMPVFAALSLQSANPEMSFGNLRRFSEILVATPPYLELFNSNRWLINALVEIFALSPYLTHIVTGDRKYIDMLSSGTELTKPLSVMLSELMEMLENTNSLSEAVSAFKKMEELRIGIMYMRGRKSPGGTLKGLSRVADAVMRSVVNSTAPELNLCVAGFGKFGGRELTFGSDLDIVFIADNAQDERINAASQKILRTLTAYTKEGYTYKVDTRLRAEGSKGQLVNTINGLKDYYINKARFWELQALVKARPITGNPQLRRKFLNMKRDVIPLRGAEVGAYEITSMREKIMRELIKSDEGLNIKLQSGGIEDIEFLSQYLVLKNSHKEPSIIVPGTITALGRLSRHGFLSDEETRKLIRNYLLYRELETILRLRSEKALKDDTATLKAISAVLGFANISDFKNSLNDALKETSEICSRYMGG; from the coding sequence TTGAAAGCGTTTTTTACCGAGTGCCCACTCATTGCAGAATCGCTTTCAGATGACGAGTTACTCAGCACTGCTATGGTATTTAGCTGCAGTCAGTTTCTTACCTCATATGCGTTAAGAGAGCCGGAGTCGTTGGTGTTTTCTCTTAAAAATGCTGCATGCGATGTAACCAAAGAATATCTGCGCTCGGAGATGGCACGATTTTTCCCTGATATGGAGATAAACTCAAGGCTTAGGAAATTCAAAAAGTGCTACCTGCTTTTGATAACTCTTCGCAATGTGACAAACAAAACCGACACTATAGTCTCCATGACTGAGCTAAGCGCTCTTGCCGATGTGCTGACTGAGACAGGCTTAAAAGCGGTCAAAGTAAACCTTACACAACAGCATGGAGAGCCGCAATCTGATGCTTTTTCGGTTCTGGCTTTAGGAAAACTTGGCGCTAATGAGCTTAATTACAGCTCCGATGTAGATTTTATCTGCGTTTATGGCACAGCAGAGGGACAGACCGAAGGCGTTTTAAATGTCAGCGGTATTAGGACAAACCGGATAAGCAACCATGAGTTTTACTGTAAGCTGGTAGAGGGGTTAAGTAGAGTTCTCAATCAAAACACGGCGGATGGGTTTGTATATCGCGTTGATTTACGGCTGCGACCGCAAGGCAGCAGAGGGGCGCTTGCCATGTCTTTGGGCGCTTACGAGCAGTACTATGAATCGTGGGGCAGGGAGTGGGAACGGCTCGCTCTTATCAGGGCAAGGCATATTGCAGGCGATGCCGCCCTAAGCGAAGATTTCTTTAAAATGACACTCCCCTTTGTCTATAGAAAGTACATTGACACACGCTCATTTGATGAGATTAAAAAACTCAAAAACAAGATTGACTCCAAGTTTGATGAAAAAGACATTAAGAAAGGCTATGGCGGTATCCGTGAGATAGAGTTCTTTACGCAGGCACATCAACTTGTCTATGGCGGACAGTCTCCAATTCTAAGAGAAAAAGGACTGCTTATTGCTCTTCATAAGTTAACTCAGAAAAACCTGATTGGTTATGATGACTACTCAATTTTATGCAATAACTATCTGTATTTGAGAAAACTTGAGCATTACATTCAAATGCTGGATGATCTGCAAAGCCACTCTCTTCCAACCGATAAAGAACAGCTTGAAGCTTTAGCAAGGAAAATGGGAAGTACTAACACAAAAGAATTTCTGGAAGTACTTCAAAATAACAGACGACAGGTGAGGCAAATTTACGATTCCCTGTTTGGAACTCACTCAAAGGCTGTGTCAGATGAGAACACCAGAATAGAAACTGTATTTGACAGACATAAAGCCGGCAAACTCATGGATGAGCTAAGAGAGATGCAAATCCAAAACCCGGAACACATAAATCACAGCATTGGTAAGATACGTGAGACGATGAGTTCTTTTCAAACACTGCAAAGCAGAAAACTTCAGGATGCGATAATGCCGGTTTTTGCTGCTTTGTCTTTGCAGTCAGCTAACCCTGAGATGTCTTTTGGCAATCTCAGGAGGTTTTCCGAAATCCTTGTAGCAACTCCGCCGTATCTTGAGCTTTTTAACTCAAACCGCTGGCTAATTAATGCGTTGGTTGAGATTTTTGCACTGAGCCCATATCTGACACACATTGTAACTGGTGACAGAAAATACATTGACATGCTCTCATCCGGTACTGAGTTAACAAAACCACTGTCAGTTATGCTGAGTGAATTAATGGAAATGCTTGAGAACACAAATTCTCTGTCAGAGGCAGTGTCAGCATTTAAGAAAATGGAGGAACTCCGTATTGGGATAATGTACATGCGGGGTAGGAAATCTCCTGGGGGTACGTTAAAAGGGCTTAGCCGGGTGGCAGATGCTGTGATGAGAAGTGTAGTTAACAGCACAGCGCCGGAGCTCAATTTATGTGTGGCAGGGTTTGGTAAATTTGGAGGCAGAGAGCTTACCTTTGGTTCAGACTTAGACATTGTGTTTATAGCCGACAATGCCCAAGATGAGCGCATAAATGCGGCGTCCCAAAAAATCCTGCGAACGCTTACTGCCTATACAAAAGAGGGCTACACTTATAAGGTGGATACAAGACTAAGAGCAGAGGGTTCAAAGGGCCAGTTAGTAAATACTATAAACGGCCTTAAGGACTACTACATCAATAAGGCGCGTTTTTGGGAGCTACAGGCGCTTGTTAAGGCTCGTCCAATTACCGGAAATCCTCAGTTAAGAAGAAAATTTCTAAACATGAAGCGAGATGTTATCCCTCTGCGCGGAGCAGAGGTCGGTGCTTATGAGATAACATCAATGCGTGAAAAAATCATGCGGGAGCTAATTAAGTCCGATGAGGGGCTTAATATAAAACTACAGAGCGGCGGCATTGAAGACATTGAGTTTTTAAGCCAGTACCTTGTGTTGAAAAACTCGCATAAAGAGCCGTCAATCATAGTCCCAGGGACTATTACAGCACTAGGGAGACTCTCTCGTCATGGGTTTTTATCTGATGAGGAAACAAGAAAGCTAATTAGAAATTACCTTTTGTACAGAGAGCTTGAGACGATTCTTAGGCTGCGCAGCGAAAAAGCGCTGAAAGATGACACAGCAACGCTTAAAGCAATCTCAGCTGTGTTGGGATTTGCAAATATTTCTGATTTCAAAAACTCCTTAAATGATGCGCTTAAGGAAACCTCAGAAATTTGCAGCAGATATATGGGAGGTTAG
- a CDS encoding MBOAT family protein: MLFNSLQFLIFFPVVTVLYFALPQKYRNLMLLAASTIFYMAFVPAYILILATLIAIDYICGILIENSPVQKKRRYLLLSIAATCLMLFVFKYFNFFVNNVSFAAHLLHVNCSPPVLNILLPLGLSFHTFQSLSYIIEVYKGKQKAERNLLIYALYVMFYPQLVAGPIERPQNLLKQFYEEHTIDYVRITNGLKLMTYGLFKKVVVADRLAAFVDAAYISPQQHAGVPMIIAAIFFSFQIFCDFSGYTDIALGSAEVMGFRLMQNFRQPYFSRSISEFWKRWHISLTSWLRDYIYNYLTYRALHKKKCTQTTLHFNVILVFLICGLWHGANWTYIVFGFLHGFYIVTGDITRKLRKTFVNALGLSKLTVVHKVWQISVVFTLVTFSLIIFRSKNLSEAFFIIKTLFINIENITNLKYMKSLFEMPQFKLSDLIISVLSILLIESIHFFQTRYNITNWFAAKPLCFRWSFYYAGILTIIFLGVFNNNRFIYFAF; this comes from the coding sequence TTGCTTTTTAATTCGTTACAGTTTCTTATTTTTTTCCCTGTTGTTACTGTGCTGTATTTTGCCCTTCCTCAAAAGTACAGAAATCTTATGCTTTTGGCGGCAAGCACGATATTTTACATGGCCTTTGTTCCTGCATACATACTAATCCTTGCAACTCTTATTGCGATAGACTATATCTGCGGCATACTCATAGAGAACTCTCCTGTCCAAAAGAAACGAAGATACCTTCTGTTGAGCATTGCTGCAACATGCCTTATGCTGTTTGTGTTTAAGTATTTTAACTTCTTTGTTAATAACGTATCTTTTGCGGCGCATCTGTTACATGTTAACTGCTCGCCTCCGGTTTTAAATATACTGCTGCCACTGGGGCTGTCTTTTCACACGTTTCAGTCACTAAGCTACATAATCGAGGTGTATAAAGGAAAGCAAAAAGCAGAAAGGAATCTGCTTATATACGCTCTTTACGTGATGTTTTATCCACAACTTGTAGCAGGCCCAATTGAAAGACCGCAGAATCTTTTGAAGCAATTCTACGAAGAGCACACTATAGACTATGTAAGAATAACAAATGGCTTAAAGTTAATGACTTACGGTCTGTTTAAAAAAGTTGTTGTAGCTGACAGGCTTGCCGCCTTTGTTGATGCAGCATATATATCTCCACAGCAACATGCCGGAGTGCCTATGATTATTGCGGCAATTTTTTTCTCATTTCAGATTTTTTGCGATTTTTCAGGTTATACAGATATTGCGTTAGGCTCGGCAGAGGTAATGGGATTTAGGCTTATGCAAAACTTCAGGCAGCCATATTTCTCTCGCTCTATATCGGAATTCTGGAAAAGATGGCACATTTCTCTTACAAGCTGGTTAAGAGACTATATCTATAATTACCTGACATATCGCGCCCTTCACAAAAAAAAATGTACTCAAACTACGCTCCACTTTAATGTCATACTGGTTTTTCTTATCTGTGGATTATGGCATGGGGCAAACTGGACTTACATAGTGTTTGGCTTTTTACACGGGTTTTATATAGTCACAGGCGATATAACAAGAAAGCTCAGAAAAACTTTTGTAAATGCTCTGGGGCTCTCTAAGCTTACAGTTGTGCACAAAGTGTGGCAAATAAGCGTAGTATTTACTCTTGTAACATTTTCACTAATAATTTTTCGTTCCAAAAACCTTTCAGAAGCTTTTTTTATCATAAAAACACTTTTTATTAACATAGAAAATATTACAAATTTAAAATACATGAAGTCCTTATTTGAAATGCCGCAATTCAAATTATCGGATTTGATAATATCCGTACTCTCAATTTTGCTTATTGAAAGCATCCACTTTTTTCAAACGCGTTACAATATAACTAACTGGTTTGCAGCCAAACCATTGTGTTTCAGATGGTCATTTTACTATGCCGGAATTTTAACCATAATTTTTCTTGGTGTTTTCAATAACAACCGTTTCATATATTTTGCATTCTGA
- a CDS encoding type IV pilus twitching motility protein PilT has product MAKIDAFFKLMNEQGASDLHMVAGSQPILRIRGEMERIKYKELENDELKAMLYEIAPEEKVKLYEETGDVDFAYEIPKLGRFRSNFFKQKWGVGAVFRQIPEKIATVDELGLPPVCKKFAMLNKGLVLVTGPTGSGKSTTLAAIVDYANKNRKDHILTIEDPVEFVHKSATCIVNHREVGPDTRSFAAALRGALREDPDIILVGEMRDLETIQLALEAASTGHLVFGTLHTQSATKTVDRVIDVFPANQQAQIRTTLSESLKGVVAQNLFKRIDKKGRCAALEILVITYAAANLIREAKTPQLASVMQTGKKLGMVTLDDAILDLLQKGWISSEDAYDKSMDKKRFIPFLKEPPPEF; this is encoded by the coding sequence ATGGCAAAAATAGATGCCTTTTTTAAACTTATGAATGAACAGGGAGCATCGGACTTGCACATGGTAGCCGGTTCTCAGCCGATATTGCGAATACGCGGTGAGATGGAACGTATTAAGTACAAGGAGCTTGAAAATGACGAGCTTAAGGCTATGCTCTACGAGATAGCCCCCGAAGAGAAAGTTAAACTCTATGAGGAAACAGGCGATGTGGATTTTGCGTATGAAATTCCTAAGCTTGGCAGGTTCAGGTCTAACTTTTTCAAACAGAAGTGGGGCGTAGGCGCAGTGTTTAGACAGATACCTGAAAAAATCGCTACAGTTGACGAGCTTGGACTGCCCCCTGTCTGTAAAAAATTTGCAATGCTTAACAAGGGTCTTGTGCTTGTAACTGGGCCTACCGGAAGCGGTAAATCAACCACGCTTGCCGCAATTGTTGACTATGCTAATAAAAACAGAAAAGACCATATCCTTACCATAGAGGACCCTGTTGAGTTTGTGCATAAAAGTGCAACCTGTATTGTAAACCACCGTGAGGTGGGGCCGGATACCAGATCATTTGCAGCAGCTCTAAGGGGCGCCCTTCGTGAAGACCCCGACATCATACTGGTTGGGGAAATGAGAGACCTTGAAACTATTCAGCTGGCATTAGAGGCGGCCTCAACCGGTCACCTTGTCTTTGGCACCCTGCACACACAAAGCGCTACTAAAACTGTTGACAGAGTAATAGACGTTTTCCCTGCCAATCAGCAAGCTCAGATTCGCACCACCCTGTCTGAGTCACTAAAGGGTGTTGTAGCCCAAAACCTGTTTAAACGAATAGATAAAAAGGGGCGTTGTGCTGCGCTTGAAATTCTTGTTATAACATACGCCGCTGCTAACCTTATACGTGAGGCTAAGACTCCGCAATTGGCCTCTGTTATGCAAACCGGTAAGAAACTTGGCATGGTAACCCTTGACGACGCTATCCTTGACCTACTCCAAAAGGGCTGGATATCTTCCGAGGATGCCTACGATAAATCAATGGACAAAAAACGGTTTATTCCATTTTTGAAAGAACCGCCGCCGGAATTCTAA
- a CDS encoding PilT/PilU family type 4a pilus ATPase, with translation MRRAEVDFILSGMLESVGSVSDLNFTVGKPLQVESSGVLLPVHLEEMPIEELTPYQTEIFAMNLINSDRRLTENLLRHGSCDLSYSLPGKARFRVNIFSQRGSYSIVLRKLESRIPTLADLKVPKVLGQIAEEKNGLVLITGATGSGKSSTLAAVLNIINENKQVHVLTLEDPVEFVHPHKKATFNQREMGLDFDNFSNGLRAALRQAPKVILVGEMRDRETVEIGMTAAETGHLVLSTLHTIDAGQTINRIIGMFDKEEEVLVRNRLSDTVRWIVSQRLLPKVGGGRVAAIEIMKTNLRVKDSLINGESDGKTFYEIIDAGETYGMQTFDKSIINLFRVGLITEETAMAYASRKALVGRGLDTVKSTRGEKTTDIESLSLDREYARKAKTK, from the coding sequence ATGAGAAGAGCTGAGGTTGACTTTATCCTTTCAGGGATGCTGGAGAGCGTTGGCAGCGTGTCTGACCTTAACTTTACTGTCGGTAAACCGCTTCAGGTGGAATCCTCCGGCGTGCTGCTACCGGTGCATCTTGAAGAGATGCCGATAGAGGAACTGACCCCTTATCAGACTGAAATTTTTGCAATGAATCTTATAAACTCTGACAGGCGGCTTACCGAAAATCTCCTTAGACATGGCTCCTGCGATTTATCTTACTCTTTGCCCGGCAAGGCCAGGTTCAGAGTAAATATTTTTTCACAACGAGGCAGCTACTCCATTGTTTTGAGAAAACTTGAGTCAAGAATCCCCACACTTGCCGATTTAAAAGTGCCAAAGGTGTTAGGGCAAATTGCGGAGGAAAAAAACGGACTTGTACTTATCACCGGTGCTACCGGAAGCGGTAAGTCGTCAACTCTTGCCGCCGTGTTAAATATAATCAATGAAAACAAACAAGTACATGTCCTTACGCTTGAAGACCCGGTTGAGTTTGTACATCCTCACAAAAAAGCTACTTTTAATCAAAGAGAAATGGGTTTGGATTTTGATAATTTTTCTAACGGACTTAGGGCAGCTCTCAGGCAAGCCCCAAAGGTCATACTGGTTGGAGAGATGAGAGATAGAGAGACTGTGGAAATCGGTATGACTGCCGCAGAAACCGGACACCTTGTGCTTTCCACCCTTCATACAATAGACGCCGGACAAACAATAAACAGGATTATCGGCATGTTTGATAAAGAGGAGGAGGTTTTGGTAAGGAACCGCCTCTCAGACACTGTCCGGTGGATAGTAAGTCAGCGCCTCCTGCCAAAGGTGGGCGGCGGACGGGTTGCAGCAATTGAAATCATGAAAACAAACTTGCGTGTAAAAGACAGTCTCATTAACGGTGAGTCGGATGGTAAGACCTTCTACGAAATTATAGACGCCGGCGAGACTTACGGTATGCAGACATTTGACAAGTCCATAATAAATCTCTTCAGGGTTGGACTGATAACTGAGGAGACGGCGATGGCTTACGCTTCGCGAAAAGCGCTTGTTGGCCGCGGCTTAGATACGGTAAAGAGCACCAGAGGCGAAAAAACCACAGACATAGAAAGCCTGTCGCTGGACAGGGAATATGCCCGCAAGGCTAAGACTAAATAG
- a CDS encoding aminotransferase class I/II-fold pyridoxal phosphate-dependent enzyme: MSDISSHLHGGDVYSLSELLKIPERKIIDFSSSPNPLGVSKKVKAEIRKYLKFLNNYPDTECRRLTKVLAGRYSVSTENIICGNGSTELIYLIVRALKPQKALIVSPTFSEYERALSMYGVSDISFFSLNETDNFKLDVQAFMEMMKGNDIAFLCNPNTPTAGFISKEDMLKIAAAAHEFGCYLIVDEAFMDFLYTHSKNPDGFSMIDGVLKNPHLIVLKSFTKFYALCGLRIGAVFLDERLTSLLKTHKEPWTVNTLSQRALVTALKDNVYERDTFALLKTEKAFFEKSLNKLEIQYFQSQVNFYLIKDKRALHIYEKLKNRSILLRSCANYRGLNEQFLRVSVKTHRENSVLFKTVSNILSHID, from the coding sequence ATGTCAGACATATCATCACATCTACATGGCGGCGATGTTTACTCGTTGTCTGAATTGCTAAAGATACCTGAGAGAAAGATAATTGATTTCAGCTCCTCACCTAATCCTCTTGGCGTCTCTAAAAAGGTAAAAGCCGAAATTCGCAAATACCTTAAATTTCTAAATAATTACCCAGACACAGAGTGCAGAAGGCTTACAAAGGTTCTTGCCGGGCGTTATAGCGTCAGTACAGAAAATATCATCTGTGGCAATGGCAGCACTGAGTTGATATACCTAATCGTACGAGCATTAAAACCTCAAAAAGCGCTTATCGTTTCACCCACATTCAGCGAATATGAGCGGGCGCTTTCCATGTATGGGGTCAGTGATATTTCCTTCTTTTCGCTTAACGAAACTGATAATTTTAAACTTGATGTGCAGGCTTTTATGGAAATGATGAAAGGAAACGATATAGCATTTCTCTGTAATCCAAATACTCCAACTGCCGGATTTATAAGTAAGGAGGATATGCTAAAGATTGCCGCAGCAGCACATGAGTTTGGCTGTTACCTTATAGTGGATGAGGCGTTTATGGATTTCTTGTACACTCACAGTAAAAACCCTGATGGCTTTAGTATGATTGACGGTGTTTTAAAAAATCCGCATCTCATAGTTTTAAAGTCATTCACTAAGTTTTATGCTCTGTGCGGTCTTAGGATAGGAGCTGTTTTTTTGGACGAACGGCTGACGAGTCTTTTAAAAACACACAAGGAACCATGGACAGTTAACACGCTTTCTCAGAGGGCGTTAGTTACTGCGCTTAAAGACAATGTTTATGAGCGTGACACATTTGCTCTTCTAAAGACTGAAAAAGCATTTTTTGAAAAATCACTAAATAAACTTGAAATTCAATATTTCCAATCTCAAGTTAACTTTTATCTGATTAAAGATAAACGGGCGCTTCATATTTATGAAAAACTCAAAAACCGGAGCATATTGCTAAGAAGTTGCGCTAACTACAGAGGATTAAACGAGCAATTCTTAAGAGTATCGGTAAAAACCCACAGAGAAAACTCAGTTTTATTTAAAACCGTATCAAATATCCTATCCCATATAGATTAG